A region from the Pseudomonas sp. P8_229 genome encodes:
- a CDS encoding AAA family ATPase, which yields MKLTKVRLENYRGFKRLDLDLHPNLTVIVGLNGFGKTTVMSAFRLLLWSYVRNYGKDVRRGATPKITADDIHSFQSPEGRNKLNFPCSVKGMVDFPEEENFYYFEEDFDDDTPIDIIGCELTKTNAKINWLRGTSLDILARSKALDAAIDDLNRWQGEEGQPGDLPVIAYYGTNRLWKRSAGLRKVDRSTVRFVGYDGATSLESSFMRFEWFILFLFSSVKDGLFSKEYVAHLWIGVREAIRTVTGWEWQLPKQDIKQIHFKRDTEERKLSQLGDGVRCMIELVGDLACRCSLLNFHYKQDAVKRTSGVVLIDEVDMHLHPSWQQKILSQLQEAFPKIQFIVTTHSPQVLSTVRRENIRLLERDASGQVSANEPLARTYGEPSGDILHSVMQVDPQPPVAEKADLQRLTELVDKGLYDEPEALQLTKELQLSLSEQHPQMQRLKRSIARQRVLKG from the coding sequence TTGAAGCTAACGAAAGTTCGTCTTGAGAACTATAGGGGATTCAAAAGGCTCGATCTTGACCTGCACCCTAATTTGACAGTTATCGTAGGATTGAACGGATTTGGCAAGACCACAGTCATGAGTGCATTCCGTTTGCTGCTTTGGTCTTATGTACGTAATTACGGTAAAGATGTCAGGCGCGGCGCCACCCCTAAAATTACGGCTGATGATATTCATAGTTTCCAGTCCCCTGAGGGTCGAAACAAATTAAACTTCCCATGTTCAGTCAAAGGCATGGTTGATTTTCCCGAAGAGGAAAATTTTTACTACTTCGAAGAAGACTTCGATGACGACACGCCCATAGACATTATCGGGTGCGAACTGACAAAAACCAATGCAAAGATTAATTGGCTGCGCGGAACGTCCTTAGACATATTGGCGAGATCCAAAGCATTGGATGCAGCTATTGATGACCTTAATCGTTGGCAGGGGGAAGAGGGGCAACCAGGAGATTTACCAGTCATCGCATACTATGGAACTAACCGTCTATGGAAAAGAAGTGCAGGATTAAGAAAGGTTGATCGCTCAACCGTCAGATTTGTGGGTTACGACGGAGCAACAAGCCTTGAGTCAAGCTTCATGAGATTTGAATGGTTTATTTTATTTCTCTTCTCTTCAGTGAAAGATGGGTTATTTAGTAAAGAGTACGTCGCACATCTATGGATCGGGGTTAGAGAGGCCATCCGCACAGTGACTGGTTGGGAGTGGCAACTTCCAAAGCAGGACATAAAACAGATTCATTTCAAACGAGACACCGAGGAAAGAAAACTCTCCCAATTGGGAGATGGTGTGCGCTGCATGATAGAACTTGTTGGTGACCTTGCCTGCCGCTGTTCTCTTTTGAACTTCCACTACAAGCAGGATGCCGTAAAGAGAACTTCCGGCGTTGTATTGATTGACGAGGTCGATATGCACCTGCATCCAAGTTGGCAGCAAAAAATCCTGAGCCAATTACAGGAGGCCTTCCCGAAAATCCAGTTCATCGTCACAACGCACAGTCCTCAAGTCCTCAGCACTGTACGGAGGGAAAATATCCGGTTACTTGAACGGGATGCCAGCGGCCAGGTTTCGGCGAATGAACCCCTCGCCCGTACCTATGGCGAACCGAGCGGCGATATTTTGCACAGTGTCATGCAGGTCGATCCGCAGCCACCAGTGGCCGAGAAAGCTGACCTTCAGCGACTAACAGAACTTGTCGATAAAGGCCTTTATGACGAACCGGAAGCACTGCAGCTGACCAAGGAGCTTCAACTCTCCCTCAGTGAGCAACATCCGCAAATGCAGCGACTCAAACGCAGCATTGCTCGGCAACGGGTACTCAAGGGATGA
- a CDS encoding retron system putative HNH endonuclease: protein MRHIVQRRYAGYHLDKSHENPPQTSDDATSRWGGFDHKQEVMEFLLSEQYSLCCYSELRADEHELGYHIEHVENKRQNPQRTFDCTNLAASALRTGDKDPLLKNLLEDEQAGIVFGGHAPGKQKSVDIRLFVSPHQPDCRRFFTYLSDGRVVPADGLEKKDEDRAQYTIDLLNLNSPFLLIERRRWWDELDEIFIDHIEQEMDLECLVGINLVPCNNRLYPFFSLTRSFFGRVAEGVIEKAAPELI from the coding sequence ATGAGACATATCGTTCAACGGCGGTATGCCGGTTACCATCTGGATAAATCGCACGAAAACCCGCCACAAACGTCCGACGATGCGACCAGTCGCTGGGGTGGCTTTGATCATAAGCAAGAAGTGATGGAGTTCTTGCTGTCAGAGCAGTATTCGTTGTGTTGTTACAGTGAACTACGTGCTGACGAGCACGAGCTTGGGTATCACATTGAGCATGTCGAAAACAAAAGACAAAACCCGCAGCGAACATTTGACTGCACCAATCTTGCAGCTTCTGCTCTGCGCACCGGAGACAAAGATCCTCTATTGAAGAACCTTCTTGAAGACGAGCAAGCAGGTATCGTCTTCGGTGGACATGCTCCAGGCAAACAGAAGTCGGTCGACATTCGACTCTTCGTTTCGCCACATCAGCCTGATTGCCGGCGCTTCTTCACTTATCTGTCTGACGGACGCGTCGTCCCCGCGGACGGTTTAGAGAAAAAAGATGAAGATCGCGCTCAATACACTATTGACCTACTCAACCTTAACAGCCCCTTCCTATTGATAGAGCGGCGTCGGTGGTGGGACGAGCTGGACGAGATTTTCATAGATCACATTGAACAGGAAATGGATCTGGAATGTTTGGTTGGTATCAATTTGGTGCCTTGCAATAACAGGCTCTATCCTTTTTTCAGCTTGACCCGAAGCTTTTTCGGTCGCGTTGCCGAGGGTGTCATCGAAAAGGCAGCCCCTGAGCTCATTTAA
- a CDS encoding AraC family transcriptional regulator codes for MMQNAFAILSQQNEASRPETLDDLLAGMALLLPMLDVIPNAAIFIKDLQARYVMANRTLVQRCGLKDLRPLLGKTSAEVFPAQLGPGYTEQDRRVLEEGFVLEDQLELHLYGSREPGWCLTHKRPLYDRNNQIIGLAGISVDLQTASETHPAYQRLAAVDEYIRANFNRRVSLGELTRIAGISVAQLERYCKRVFHLTPRQMIQKVRLEHAHRLLHGDLPITEVALQCGYTDHSAFTRQFKASTGFTPRQYRLATGH; via the coding sequence ATGATGCAGAATGCGTTTGCGATCCTGAGCCAACAGAACGAGGCGAGCCGGCCAGAGACCCTCGACGATCTGCTGGCGGGCATGGCGCTGCTGTTACCGATGCTGGACGTGATTCCCAACGCGGCGATCTTCATCAAGGATCTGCAGGCGCGCTACGTCATGGCCAACCGTACGCTGGTGCAGCGCTGTGGTTTGAAAGACCTGCGACCGTTGCTCGGCAAGACCAGCGCCGAGGTGTTTCCGGCGCAACTGGGCCCGGGCTATACCGAGCAGGATCGGCGGGTGCTTGAAGAGGGGTTTGTGCTGGAAGATCAGCTGGAACTGCATCTGTACGGCAGTCGCGAGCCGGGCTGGTGCCTGACTCACAAGCGTCCGCTGTACGACCGCAATAACCAGATCATCGGCTTGGCAGGAATTTCCGTCGACCTGCAAACCGCCAGCGAAACCCACCCGGCCTATCAACGCCTGGCGGCGGTAGACGAGTATATCCGGGCGAATTTCAATCGCCGCGTCAGCCTCGGTGAACTGACGCGCATCGCCGGGATTTCAGTGGCGCAACTGGAGCGTTACTGCAAACGGGTGTTCCACCTGACGCCGCGGCAGATGATCCAGAAAGTGCGCCTTGAGCATGCGCATCGGCTGTTGCACGGAGACTTGCCGATCACCGAAGTGGCGCTGCAGTGCGGTTATACCGACCACAGCGCGTTTACCCGGCAGTTCAAGGCGTCGACCGGGTTTACCCCGCGTCAGTATCGGTTGGCGACGGGGCATTAG
- a CDS encoding APC family permease, with protein MTGQGKFKKQLSLTDLTFIGLGAIFGSGWLFAASHVSAIAGPAGIFSWLLGGFAVLLLGIVYCELGAALPRAGGVVRYPVYSHGPLLGYLMGFITLIAFSSLVAIEVVASRQYAAAWFPELTKVGSSDPTVLGWFVQFGLLCLFFLLNYRSVKTFAMANNLVSVFKFIVPLLVIGVLFTFFKPANFEVHGFAPFGLSGIEMAVSAGGVIFAYLGLTPIISVASEVKNPQRTIPIALILSVLLSTAIYVLLQTAFLGGIPTEMLANGWAGVAKELALPYRDIALALGVGWLAYLVVADAVISPSGCGNIYMNATPRVIYGWAQTGTFFKIFTRIDEKSGIPRPALWLTFGLSVFWTLPFPSWEALINVVSAALVLSYAVAPVTVAALRRNAPDMPRPFRVKGMSVLGPLSFIIAALIVYWSGWSTVSWLLGLQILMFVIYLLCGRMVPTAHLNLGQQVRSSAWLIGFYAVTIVLSKLGSFGGIGVLSHPFDTVIVAVCALGIYYWGAATGVPAHLIRLETEDDESEAAESSASTASGQRPAHA; from the coding sequence ATGACAGGCCAAGGCAAGTTCAAGAAACAACTTTCACTGACAGACCTCACGTTCATCGGACTGGGGGCGATCTTCGGTTCGGGCTGGTTGTTCGCGGCCAGTCACGTGTCCGCCATCGCAGGTCCCGCAGGGATCTTCTCTTGGCTGCTCGGCGGCTTCGCCGTGTTGCTGCTGGGCATCGTCTACTGCGAATTGGGCGCCGCGCTGCCCCGCGCCGGCGGTGTGGTGCGCTACCCGGTTTACTCCCACGGCCCGCTGCTCGGCTACCTGATGGGTTTCATCACCTTGATCGCGTTTTCCAGCCTGGTGGCCATCGAAGTGGTCGCCTCACGGCAATATGCAGCGGCGTGGTTTCCCGAGCTGACCAAGGTCGGTTCCAGTGACCCGACCGTGCTGGGCTGGTTTGTACAATTCGGTCTGTTGTGCCTGTTTTTCCTGCTCAACTACCGCAGCGTGAAAACCTTCGCCATGGCCAACAATCTGGTCAGCGTGTTCAAGTTCATTGTGCCGCTGCTGGTGATCGGCGTGCTGTTCACCTTCTTCAAACCGGCCAACTTCGAAGTGCATGGCTTCGCCCCGTTCGGCCTGTCCGGGATCGAAATGGCGGTGTCGGCCGGCGGTGTGATCTTCGCTTATCTGGGCCTGACGCCGATCATTTCGGTGGCCAGTGAAGTGAAGAATCCGCAACGCACGATTCCGATTGCACTGATCCTTTCGGTGCTGCTCTCCACCGCCATCTACGTGCTGCTGCAAACCGCTTTTCTCGGCGGCATCCCGACCGAAATGCTCGCCAATGGCTGGGCCGGCGTCGCCAAGGAACTGGCCCTGCCGTATCGCGACATCGCCCTGGCACTGGGCGTCGGCTGGCTCGCATATCTGGTGGTGGCAGACGCGGTGATCTCGCCAAGCGGCTGCGGCAACATCTACATGAACGCCACTCCACGGGTGATCTACGGCTGGGCGCAGACCGGAACCTTCTTCAAGATATTCACCCGCATCGATGAGAAGTCCGGCATCCCGCGCCCTGCGCTGTGGCTGACCTTTGGCCTGTCGGTGTTCTGGACCCTGCCGTTCCCGTCGTGGGAAGCGCTGATCAACGTGGTCTCCGCCGCGCTGGTATTGAGCTACGCCGTGGCCCCGGTGACGGTTGCCGCACTGCGCCGCAACGCGCCGGACATGCCGCGTCCGTTCCGGGTCAAGGGCATGAGCGTGCTCGGGCCGCTGTCGTTCATCATCGCTGCGCTGATCGTCTACTGGTCGGGCTGGAGCACCGTGTCGTGGTTGCTTGGCCTGCAAATCCTGATGTTCGTCATCTACCTGTTGTGTGGCCGCATGGTGCCGACTGCGCACCTCAATCTCGGCCAGCAAGTACGCTCGTCGGCGTGGCTGATCGGCTTCTACGCCGTGACCATCGTCCTCTCCAAACTCGGCAGCTTCGGCGGTATCGGCGTACTCAGCCACCCGTTCGATACGGTGATCGTCGCGGTCTGCGCACTGGGCATCTACTACTGGGGCGCCGCCACCGGCGTACCGGCGCACCTGATTCGTCTGGAAACCGAGGACGACGAAAGCGAAGCCGCTGAATCCTCCGCCAGCACCGCCAGCGGCCAACGCCCGGCTCACGCCTGA
- a CDS encoding 4-hydroxyproline epimerase gives MKRIHIIDSHTGGEPTRLVMQGFPDVHGNSMAEKRDNLRTRHDQWRRACLLEPRGNDVLVGALYCEPVSPDATCGVIFFNNAGYLGMCGHGTIGLINSLHHLGRIEPGVHKIDTPVGPVSATLHDDGAVTLRNVPAYRHRKQVPVEVPGYGRAFGDIAWGGNWFFLVSEHGQDLQMSNVEALTDYTWAMLKALEAQGIHGEDGALIDHVELFADDDRADSRNFVMCPGKAYDRSPCGTGTSAKLACLAADGKLAEGQVWTQASITGSQFEARFEWEGERVRPFITGRACMTADATLLIDEQDPFAWGI, from the coding sequence ATGAAACGAATACACATCATCGATTCCCACACCGGCGGCGAACCCACGCGCCTGGTGATGCAAGGCTTCCCCGACGTGCACGGCAACAGCATGGCCGAGAAGCGCGACAACCTGCGCACCCGGCATGATCAATGGCGCCGTGCCTGCCTGCTGGAGCCGCGTGGCAACGACGTACTGGTCGGCGCGCTGTACTGCGAGCCGGTGTCGCCGGATGCGACCTGCGGGGTGATTTTTTTCAACAACGCCGGTTATCTCGGCATGTGCGGCCACGGCACCATCGGCTTGATCAATTCGCTGCATCACCTGGGCCGCATCGAACCGGGCGTGCACAAGATCGACACGCCGGTCGGCCCGGTCAGCGCCACCCTGCACGATGACGGCGCAGTGACCCTACGCAACGTGCCCGCCTACCGCCATCGCAAACAGGTGCCGGTCGAAGTGCCCGGTTACGGACGCGCATTCGGCGACATTGCCTGGGGCGGCAACTGGTTTTTCCTTGTCTCAGAGCACGGCCAGGACCTGCAGATGAGCAACGTCGAAGCCTTGACCGATTACACCTGGGCGATGCTCAAGGCACTTGAGGCCCAAGGCATCCATGGCGAGGACGGCGCGCTGATCGATCATGTCGAACTGTTTGCCGACGACGACCGGGCCGACAGCCGCAACTTCGTCATGTGCCCGGGCAAGGCCTACGACCGCTCGCCCTGCGGCACCGGGACCAGCGCCAAACTGGCCTGCCTGGCCGCCGACGGCAAACTCGCCGAAGGCCAGGTCTGGACCCAGGCCAGCATCACCGGCAGCCAGTTCGAAGCCCGCTTCGAATGGGAAGGCGAGCGCGTGCGCCCGTTCATCACCGGGCGCGCCTGCATGACCGCCGACGCCACCCTGCTGATCGACGAACAAGACCCTTTCGCCTGGGGCATCTGA